From one Streptomyces mobaraensis genomic stretch:
- the ctaD gene encoding aa3-type cytochrome oxidase subunit I has protein sequence MSILNEPQGAAASAPAAPPVRAKAPGNQVIKWLTTTDHKTIGTLYLVTSFVFFCIGGVMALLMRAELARPGTQIMSNEQFNQAFTMHGTIMLLMFATPLFAGFANWIMPLQIGAPDVAFPRLNMFAYWLYLFGSLIAVAGFLTPQGAADFGWFAYAPLTDAAHSPGVGGDLWIMGLAFSGFGTILGSVNFITTIICMRAPGMTMFRMPIFTWNVLLTGVLVLLAFPVLAAALFALEADRKFGAHIFDAANGGALLWQHLFWFFGHPEVYIIALPFFGIISEVIPVFSRKPMFGYWGLIAATISIAGLSVTVWAHHMYVTGGVLLPFFSFMTFLIAVPTGVKFFNWIGTMWKGSLSFETPMLWAVGFLITFTFGGLTGVILASPPMDFHVSDSYFVVAHFHYVIFGTVVFAMFAGFHFWWPKFTGKMLDERLGKITFWTLFVGFHGTFLVQHWLGAEGMPRRYADYLAADGWTTLNTISTISSFLLGLSILPFFYNVWKTAKYGKKVEVDDPWGYGRSLEWATSCPPPRHNFLTLPRIRSESPAFDLHHPEIAALELEENLADKALAGGKEAGK, from the coding sequence GTGAGCATCCTCAACGAACCCCAGGGTGCCGCCGCATCAGCCCCGGCAGCACCGCCTGTTCGCGCCAAGGCGCCAGGCAACCAGGTGATCAAGTGGCTGACCACCACCGACCACAAGACGATCGGGACCCTGTACCTGGTCACGTCGTTCGTGTTCTTCTGCATCGGCGGCGTCATGGCGCTGCTGATGCGCGCCGAACTCGCTCGCCCCGGCACGCAGATCATGTCGAACGAGCAGTTCAACCAGGCGTTCACGATGCACGGCACGATCATGCTGCTGATGTTCGCGACGCCGCTGTTCGCCGGCTTCGCGAACTGGATCATGCCGCTGCAGATCGGCGCGCCCGACGTGGCGTTCCCGCGGCTGAACATGTTCGCCTACTGGCTGTACCTGTTCGGCTCGCTGATCGCCGTGGCCGGCTTCCTCACCCCGCAGGGTGCGGCCGACTTCGGCTGGTTCGCCTACGCGCCGCTGACCGACGCCGCCCACTCCCCGGGCGTCGGCGGTGACCTGTGGATCATGGGTCTGGCCTTCTCCGGCTTCGGTACGATCCTCGGTTCGGTCAACTTCATCACCACGATCATCTGCATGCGCGCGCCCGGCATGACGATGTTCCGGATGCCGATCTTCACCTGGAACGTCCTGCTGACCGGTGTCCTGGTCCTGCTGGCCTTCCCGGTGCTGGCCGCCGCGCTCTTCGCGCTGGAGGCGGACCGCAAGTTCGGGGCCCACATCTTCGACGCGGCCAACGGCGGCGCCCTGCTGTGGCAGCACCTCTTCTGGTTCTTCGGCCACCCCGAGGTCTACATCATCGCCCTGCCGTTCTTCGGCATCATCTCCGAGGTCATCCCGGTCTTCTCCCGCAAGCCGATGTTCGGTTACTGGGGTCTGATCGCGGCCACCATCTCCATCGCCGGCCTCTCGGTGACGGTGTGGGCGCACCACATGTACGTGACCGGTGGCGTGCTGCTGCCGTTCTTCTCCTTCATGACCTTCCTGATCGCGGTCCCGACCGGTGTGAAGTTCTTCAACTGGATCGGCACCATGTGGAAGGGCTCGCTGTCCTTCGAGACACCGATGCTCTGGGCCGTCGGCTTCCTGATCACCTTCACCTTCGGTGGTCTGACCGGCGTCATCCTGGCCTCGCCGCCGATGGACTTCCACGTCTCCGACTCGTACTTCGTCGTCGCGCACTTCCACTACGTCATCTTCGGCACCGTGGTGTTCGCGATGTTCGCCGGATTCCACTTCTGGTGGCCGAAGTTCACCGGCAAGATGCTGGACGAGCGGCTCGGCAAGATCACCTTCTGGACGCTGTTCGTGGGCTTCCACGGCACGTTCCTCGTCCAGCACTGGCTGGGCGCGGAGGGCATGCCCCGCCGGTACGCCGACTACCTGGCGGCCGACGGCTGGACCACGCTGAACACCATCTCCACCATCAGCTCGTTCCTGCTCGGCCTGTCGATCCTGCCGTTCTTCTACAACGTCTGGAAGACCGCCAAGTACGGCAAGAAGGTCGAGGTCGACGACCCCTGGGGCTACGGCCGCTCCCTGGAGTGGGCGACCTCCTGCCCGCCGCCGCGGCACAACTTCCTCACGCTGCCGCGCATCCGCTCCGAATCCCCGGCGTTCGACCTGCACCACCCGGAGATCGCGGCGCTGGAGCTGGAGGAGAACCTCGCTGACAAGGCCCTCGCGGGTGGCAAGGAGGCCGGCAAGTGA
- a CDS encoding cytochrome c oxidase subunit 4, producing the protein MKIQGRMFIWLSVFILAMAVVYGVWSKEPAGTTALFLAFGLCIMVGYYLAFTARRVDAGAQDNKNADIADDAGELGFFAPHSWQPLSLAVGGALAFASIAIGWWLMYFSAPLIAVGLFGWVFEFYRGENQNQ; encoded by the coding sequence GTGAAGATCCAAGGCCGGATGTTCATCTGGCTCTCCGTCTTCATCCTGGCCATGGCCGTCGTCTACGGCGTGTGGTCGAAGGAGCCGGCGGGCACGACCGCGCTGTTCCTCGCCTTCGGCCTGTGCATCATGGTCGGCTACTACCTGGCGTTCACCGCACGCCGGGTGGACGCCGGGGCGCAGGACAACAAGAACGCGGACATCGCGGACGACGCCGGTGAGCTGGGCTTCTTCGCCCCGCACAGCTGGCAGCCGCTGTCCCTGGCGGTCGGTGGCGCCCTCGCCTTCGCGTCCATCGCGATCGGCTGGTGGCTGATGTACTTCTCCGCCCCCCTGATCGCGGTCGGCCTCTTCGGCTGGGTGTTCGAGTTCTACCGCGGCGAGAACCAGAACCAGTAG
- a CDS encoding L,D-transpeptidase — protein sequence MSHSPRRRTVLGGALLLVPLALGGTGCSSSNPLADAPYDAAGQVVLKDAEDGRKVDPSVPLEVTATGDDRITDVIATDAAGRYVGGELAPDGSSWHSTGSLAAGAHYTVRVSTEDEDGAQGRRTIGFDTGPATRLLTVAFGPKTGTYGVGQPITAELSTPVQTPAARAVVERTLRVESRPAVQGSWYWVNNRVLHYRPKEYWPAHASIDVHATLDGIKVGGGMYGGPSKPLHLDTGDRVEAVTDAAGHYMSVLKNGQEIRSIPVTTGKPGYDTRNGVKVILGQESFVRMRGDTIGIAEGSADSYDLPVYWATRVTWSGEYVHAAPWSVGSQGADNVSHGCTGMSTENAKWFFDTVRVGDIVKVVGSAGATMTPFDNGFGDWNLSWEDWRKGSALAAGTREGATPADAARLRPRV from the coding sequence ATGAGCCACTCTCCTCGACGCCGCACGGTGCTCGGCGGCGCGCTGCTGCTGGTCCCCCTGGCGCTGGGGGGCACCGGGTGCAGCTCGTCCAACCCGCTGGCCGACGCGCCCTACGACGCCGCCGGCCAGGTCGTGCTCAAGGACGCCGAGGACGGCCGCAAGGTCGACCCGAGCGTGCCCCTCGAAGTGACGGCCACCGGCGACGACCGCATCACCGACGTCATCGCCACCGACGCCGCCGGCCGCTACGTGGGCGGCGAACTCGCCCCCGACGGCTCCTCCTGGCACAGCACCGGCTCCCTCGCGGCCGGCGCGCACTACACCGTCCGGGTGAGCACCGAGGACGAGGACGGGGCTCAGGGCCGCCGTACGATCGGTTTCGACACCGGCCCGGCCACCCGGCTGCTGACCGTCGCGTTCGGCCCCAAGACCGGCACCTACGGCGTCGGACAGCCCATCACCGCGGAGCTCAGCACCCCCGTCCAGACGCCCGCCGCGCGGGCCGTCGTCGAACGCACCCTGCGGGTGGAGTCGCGCCCGGCCGTGCAGGGCTCCTGGTACTGGGTGAACAACCGGGTGCTGCACTACCGCCCCAAGGAGTACTGGCCCGCCCACGCGTCCATCGACGTCCACGCCACCCTCGACGGCATCAAGGTCGGCGGCGGCATGTACGGCGGCCCGTCCAAGCCGCTGCACCTCGACACGGGCGACCGGGTGGAGGCCGTCACGGACGCCGCCGGGCACTACATGAGCGTCCTCAAGAACGGCCAGGAGATCCGCTCCATCCCGGTCACCACCGGCAAACCCGGCTACGACACGCGCAACGGGGTCAAGGTGATCCTCGGCCAGGAATCATTCGTACGGATGCGCGGGGACACCATCGGCATCGCTGAGGGCAGCGCGGACTCCTACGACCTGCCCGTCTACTGGGCCACGCGGGTGACGTGGAGCGGCGAATACGTGCACGCCGCACCCTGGTCCGTCGGCTCGCAGGGCGCGGACAACGTCAGCCACGGCTGCACCGGCATGTCCACCGAGAACGCCAAATGGTTCTTCGACACCGTCCGGGTGGGTGACATCGTCAAGGTCGTCGGCAGCGCGGGCGCCACCATGACCCCCTTCGACAACGGCTTCGGCGACTGGAACCTGTCGTGGGAGGACTGGCGCAAGGGCAGCGCCCTGGCGGCCGGGACGCGCGAGGGGGCCACCCCGGCCGACGCGGCCCGGCTGCGGCCCCGCGTCTGA
- a CDS encoding response regulator transcription factor → MQPTATVLVYSDDARTREQVRLAGGRRPAADLPPVDYLECATLPALLRTLAEHRVDVCVLDGETAPAGGMGVCRQLKDEVFRCPPVLLLMGRPQDAWLATWSRADAAVTHPVDPVAFATALAGLLRERAGAQATADA, encoded by the coding sequence ATGCAGCCGACGGCCACGGTGCTGGTCTACAGCGACGACGCGCGCACCCGCGAACAGGTGCGGCTGGCCGGCGGCCGGCGACCGGCGGCGGACCTGCCGCCGGTGGACTACCTGGAGTGCGCCACCCTTCCGGCGCTGCTGCGGACGCTGGCGGAACACCGCGTCGACGTCTGCGTCCTGGACGGCGAGACGGCCCCCGCGGGCGGCATGGGCGTCTGCCGGCAGCTCAAGGACGAGGTGTTCCGGTGCCCGCCGGTGCTGCTGCTGATGGGCCGCCCGCAGGACGCCTGGCTGGCCACCTGGAGCCGGGCGGACGCGGCGGTGACGCACCCGGTGGACCCGGTGGCGTTCGCCACCGCGCTGGCCGGTCTGCTGCGCGAGCGGGCGGGGGCGCAGGCCACCGCGGACGCCTGA
- the ctaE gene encoding aa3-type cytochrome oxidase subunit III: MSVVATATAVDTGHAHPSVNRPNLTSVGTIIWLSSELMFFAALFAMYFTLRSVTGTDHWSDMASHLNVPFSAGNTTILVLSSLTCQLGVFAAERGDVKKLRTWFVITFVMGAIFIGGQIFEYTDLVKEAGLSLSSDAYGSAFYLTTGFHGLHVTGGLIAFLLVLGRTYAAKRFTHHQATAAIVVSYYWHFVDVVWIGLFATIYLIK; the protein is encoded by the coding sequence ATGTCGGTCGTGGCGACAGCAACAGCAGTAGATACCGGGCACGCGCACCCCTCGGTCAACCGACCGAACCTCACCAGCGTCGGAACCATCATCTGGCTGAGTTCCGAGCTGATGTTCTTCGCGGCCCTCTTCGCGATGTACTTCACCCTGCGTTCGGTGACCGGCACCGACCACTGGTCGGACATGGCGTCGCATCTGAACGTCCCGTTCTCGGCGGGGAACACCACGATCCTGGTGCTCTCCTCGCTCACGTGTCAGCTCGGCGTGTTCGCGGCCGAGCGCGGTGACGTGAAGAAGCTGCGCACCTGGTTCGTGATCACGTTCGTGATGGGTGCCATCTTCATCGGTGGCCAGATCTTCGAGTACACCGACCTGGTCAAGGAGGCGGGCCTCTCGCTGTCTTCCGACGCGTACGGCTCGGCCTTCTACCTGACGACCGGCTTCCACGGCCTGCACGTGACGGGCGGACTCATCGCCTTCCTGCTGGTCCTGGGCAGGACGTACGCGGCCAAGAGGTTCACCCACCACCAGGCGACGGCGGCCATCGTCGTCTCCTACTACTGGCACTTCGTCGACGTGGTGTGGATCGGCCTCTTCGCCACGATCTACTTGATCAAGTAA
- the qcrC gene encoding cytochrome bc1 complex diheme cytochrome c subunit produces MKKLSARRRHPLAAVVVLLFALAVTGGLYAAFAPAESAKADDTAQSLAIEEGKKLYSVGCASCHGTGAQGTSDGPSLVGVGSAAVDFQVRTGRMPMQQQGAQAPRKKPVYTQAQTDQLAAYIASLGAGPAVPSKDQYSPDGGDIAKGGELFRTNCAQCHNFTGKGGALSNGKFAPSLEDVDPKHIYEAMQTGPQNMPSFPDTTMSQKNKKDIIAYLDEVNTSKSESPGGLNLGGLGPVSEGLFGWIFGLGALIALAIWVAARTAKAKKS; encoded by the coding sequence GTGAAAAAGCTCTCCGCACGACGACGCCATCCGCTGGCGGCGGTCGTCGTCCTACTCTTCGCGCTGGCGGTAACCGGGGGGCTGTACGCCGCTTTCGCGCCGGCCGAGTCGGCCAAGGCCGATGACACCGCCCAGTCCCTGGCCATCGAGGAGGGCAAGAAGCTCTACTCCGTCGGCTGTGCCAGCTGCCACGGCACCGGCGCTCAGGGCACCTCCGACGGGCCGAGCCTGGTCGGCGTGGGTTCCGCGGCCGTGGACTTCCAGGTCCGCACCGGTCGTATGCCGATGCAGCAGCAGGGCGCCCAGGCGCCCCGCAAGAAGCCGGTGTACACGCAGGCGCAGACCGACCAGCTCGCCGCGTACATCGCCTCGCTCGGCGCGGGTCCGGCGGTTCCCTCGAAGGACCAGTACAGCCCCGACGGCGGCGACATCGCCAAGGGCGGCGAACTGTTCCGTACGAACTGCGCCCAGTGCCACAACTTCACGGGCAAGGGCGGCGCGCTGTCGAACGGCAAGTTCGCGCCCAGCCTGGAGGACGTCGACCCCAAGCACATCTACGAGGCCATGCAGACCGGCCCGCAGAACATGCCGTCCTTCCCCGACACCACGATGTCCCAGAAGAACAAGAAGGACATCATCGCGTACCTCGACGAGGTCAACACCAGCAAGTCGGAGAGCCCGGGCGGCCTCAACCTGGGCGGGCTCGGCCCGGTCAGTGAGGGTCTGTTCGGGTGGATCTTCGGCCTCGGCGCGCTGATCGCCCTCGCCATCTGGGTCGCCGCCCGGACCGCAAAGGCCAAGAAGTCATGA
- the qcrA gene encoding cytochrome bc1 complex Rieske iron-sulfur subunit → MSSQDIPEETLPSKQGDTREGAVTVKGDPFADPGLPPHEHRIQDIDERAAKRSERAVAFMFTLSMLATVGFIAAYLAIPIDKNIYVFPLGHISAMNFTLGLTLGVALFCIGAGAVHWARTLMSDEELIDERHPVEASPEVKAKVMADFAEGAKESAMGRRPLIRNTMFGALALMPLSALFLFGGLGPKPGTKLRKSKWAAGKLLVNQNTMQPLRPEDVQVGSLTFAMPQGMSEEDHDFQVQIAKAALMIVRLRPEDIKDKKELDWSVDGIVAFSKICTHVGCPISLYEQQTHHVLCPCHQSTFDLSDGGRVVFGPAGHALPQLRIKVNDKGYLEAMGDFAEPVGPAFWERG, encoded by the coding sequence ATGAGTAGCCAAGACATTCCAGAAGAGACCCTGCCGAGCAAGCAGGGCGACACGCGCGAGGGCGCGGTGACGGTCAAGGGCGACCCCTTCGCCGACCCGGGCCTGCCGCCGCACGAGCACCGCATCCAGGACATCGACGAGCGGGCCGCCAAGCGCTCCGAGCGCGCCGTGGCGTTCATGTTCACGCTGTCCATGCTGGCCACGGTCGGCTTCATCGCCGCCTACCTGGCCATCCCGATCGACAAGAACATCTATGTGTTCCCGCTCGGTCACATCAGCGCCATGAACTTCACGCTGGGGCTCACCCTCGGCGTCGCCCTGTTCTGCATCGGCGCGGGCGCGGTCCACTGGGCCCGCACCCTGATGTCCGACGAGGAGCTCATCGACGAGCGCCACCCGGTCGAGGCGTCCCCCGAGGTCAAGGCCAAGGTCATGGCCGACTTCGCCGAGGGTGCCAAAGAGTCGGCGATGGGCCGCCGCCCGCTGATCCGCAACACGATGTTCGGCGCCCTGGCGCTGATGCCGCTCTCCGCCCTCTTCCTCTTCGGCGGCCTGGGCCCCAAGCCGGGCACCAAGCTCCGCAAGTCCAAGTGGGCGGCCGGCAAGCTGCTGGTCAACCAGAACACGATGCAGCCGCTGCGTCCCGAGGACGTCCAGGTCGGCTCCCTCACCTTCGCCATGCCGCAGGGCATGTCGGAGGAGGACCACGACTTCCAGGTCCAGATCGCCAAGGCGGCCCTGATGATCGTCCGGCTCCGTCCGGAGGACATCAAGGACAAGAAGGAACTGGACTGGTCGGTCGACGGCATCGTCGCGTTCTCCAAGATCTGCACGCACGTGGGCTGCCCGATCAGCCTCTACGAGCAGCAGACCCACCACGTGCTCTGCCCGTGCCACCAGTCCACCTTCGACCTCTCCGACGGCGGTCGCGTGGTCTTCGGTCCGGCCGGGCACGCCCTTCCGCAGCTGCGGATCAAGGTCAATGACAAGGGCTACCTCGAGGCGATGGGCGACTTCGCCGAGCCCGTCGGTCCTGCCTTCTGGGAGCGCGGATGA
- the qcrB gene encoding cytochrome bc1 complex cytochrome b subunit, with protein sequence MSTAETNAAGKPGRKAPAGERVADWADGRLGIYSLAKANMRKIFPDHWSFMLGEVCLYSFLIIILTGVYLTLFFHPSMNEVVYHGSYVPLQGQRMSEAFSSTLHISFDVRGGLLIRQIHHWAALIFLAGMFVHMMRVFFTGAFRKPREINWLFGFLLFFLGMFTGFTGYSLPDDLLSGTGVRFVDGAILSVPVIGTYLSMFVFGGEFPGGDFVARFYSVHILLLPGIMLGLVVAHLILVFYHKHTQFPGPGRTEKNVVGMPLLPVYMAKAGGFFFLVFGAIAAVAAIATINPIWEIGPYRPDQVSTGAQPDWYMGFAEGLIRVMPGWEINIWGHTLVLGVFIPLVIFPLVLFAIALWPFLESWATGDKREHHLLDRPRNAPTRTAFGVAWIAAYFVMLIGGGNDLWATHFHLSLNAITWFVRIGFFVVPVLSFIATRRICMGLQRRDREKVLHGRESGIIKRLPHGEFVEVHEPLTQEQLHTLTAHEQPKPLELEPEVDKNGVARKASMGQKMKVRLSKSMYGEDKFVPKATAEEFQEITSGHGHH encoded by the coding sequence ATGAGTACTGCAGAGACGAACGCGGCCGGCAAGCCCGGCCGCAAGGCACCCGCGGGTGAGCGGGTCGCCGACTGGGCCGACGGCCGGCTGGGGATCTACAGCCTGGCCAAGGCCAACATGCGGAAGATCTTCCCGGACCACTGGTCCTTCATGCTGGGCGAGGTCTGCCTCTACAGCTTCCTGATCATCATCCTCACGGGTGTGTATCTGACGCTGTTCTTCCACCCGAGCATGAACGAGGTCGTCTACCACGGTTCCTACGTCCCGCTCCAGGGACAGCGGATGTCCGAGGCGTTCTCCTCGACGCTGCACATCAGCTTCGACGTCCGCGGTGGTCTGCTCATCCGGCAGATCCACCACTGGGCCGCGCTGATCTTCCTCGCCGGCATGTTCGTGCACATGATGCGCGTCTTCTTCACGGGCGCGTTCCGCAAGCCGCGTGAGATCAACTGGCTGTTCGGGTTCCTGCTGTTCTTCCTCGGCATGTTCACCGGCTTCACCGGTTACTCGCTGCCGGACGACCTGCTCTCCGGCACCGGCGTCCGCTTCGTGGACGGCGCGATCCTGTCCGTCCCGGTCATCGGCACCTACCTGTCGATGTTCGTGTTCGGCGGGGAGTTCCCCGGCGGGGACTTCGTGGCGCGGTTCTACTCGGTCCACATCCTGCTGCTGCCGGGCATCATGCTCGGTCTCGTGGTGGCCCACCTGATCCTGGTCTTCTACCACAAGCACACCCAGTTCCCGGGTCCGGGCCGCACCGAGAAGAACGTCGTCGGCATGCCGCTGCTGCCGGTCTACATGGCCAAGGCGGGAGGCTTCTTCTTCCTCGTCTTCGGTGCCATCGCGGCCGTCGCGGCGATCGCCACGATCAACCCCATCTGGGAGATCGGCCCCTACCGGCCGGACCAGGTGTCCACCGGTGCCCAGCCCGACTGGTACATGGGCTTCGCCGAGGGTCTGATCCGCGTCATGCCGGGCTGGGAGATCAACATCTGGGGCCACACCCTGGTCCTGGGCGTGTTCATCCCGCTGGTCATCTTCCCGCTGGTGCTCTTCGCCATCGCCCTCTGGCCCTTCCTGGAGTCCTGGGCGACCGGCGACAAGCGGGAGCACCACCTGCTGGACCGTCCGCGCAACGCTCCGACGCGCACCGCCTTCGGTGTCGCCTGGATCGCCGCGTACTTCGTGATGCTGATCGGCGGTGGAAACGACCTCTGGGCCACGCACTTCCACCTGTCGCTCAACGCGATCACCTGGTTCGTCCGCATCGGGTTCTTCGTGGTCCCCGTGCTGTCGTTCATCGCCACCCGCCGGATCTGCATGGGTCTGCAGCGGCGCGACCGGGAGAAGGTCCTGCACGGCCGCGAGTCCGGCATCATCAAGCGCCTGCCGCACGGTGAGTTCGTGGAGGTCCACGAGCCGCTCACGCAGGAGCAGCTGCACACGCTCACCGCGCACGAGCAGCCGAAGCCGCTGGAGCTGGAGCCCGAGGTCGACAAGAACGGCGTCGCGCGCAAGGCGTCCATGGGCCAGAAGATGAAGGTCCGGCTCTCCAAGAGCATGTACGGGGAGGACAAGTTCGTCCCCAAGGCCACGGCGGAGGAGTTCCAGGAGATCACGAGCGGCCACGGCCACCACTGA
- the trpD gene encoding anthranilate phosphoribosyltransferase, giving the protein MNVATPTGGDGTVSRSWPGVLEALLGGRDLGADDTAWAMDRIMRGAATDAQIAGFAVALRAKGETVAEISGLVRAMYAHANLIEVPGPSVDIVGTGGDGAKTVNISTMSSIVVAGTGVKVVKHGNRAASSASGASDVLEKLGVNLDLSPERVVEVAHEAGITFCFAVKFHPALRHVAAARRELGVRTTFNVLGPLTNPARVRAQATGVADARMAPILAGVLAERGSSALVFRGDDGLDELTTTATSRVWVVRDGAVREEHFDPRDVGIDLVPVEALRGADASYNADVARRVLAGESGPVRDAVLLNSAAALVALEPSDEPLAVRIAGGIARAAESIDSGAARAALERWVRVSNGG; this is encoded by the coding sequence ATGAACGTTGCGACCCCGACAGGCGGCGACGGCACGGTGTCCCGGTCCTGGCCCGGCGTCCTGGAGGCGCTGCTCGGCGGACGCGACCTGGGCGCGGACGACACCGCCTGGGCCATGGACCGCATCATGCGCGGGGCCGCCACCGACGCCCAGATCGCCGGCTTCGCCGTGGCCCTGCGCGCCAAGGGCGAGACGGTCGCCGAGATCTCCGGCCTGGTACGGGCCATGTACGCGCACGCCAACCTCATCGAGGTGCCCGGCCCCAGCGTGGACATCGTCGGCACGGGCGGCGACGGCGCGAAGACGGTGAACATCTCGACGATGTCGTCGATCGTCGTCGCGGGGACGGGCGTGAAGGTCGTCAAACACGGCAACCGGGCCGCTTCGTCGGCGAGCGGCGCCTCCGACGTCCTGGAGAAGCTGGGCGTCAACCTGGACCTCTCCCCGGAGCGGGTGGTGGAGGTCGCCCACGAGGCCGGCATCACCTTCTGCTTCGCCGTGAAGTTCCACCCCGCGCTGCGGCATGTGGCGGCCGCCCGCCGCGAGCTGGGCGTCCGGACGACGTTCAACGTCCTCGGCCCGCTCACCAACCCGGCCCGCGTCCGCGCCCAGGCCACCGGCGTCGCCGACGCCCGGATGGCGCCCATCCTGGCCGGGGTCCTCGCGGAACGGGGCTCGTCCGCCCTGGTGTTCCGGGGCGACGACGGGCTGGACGAGCTGACGACCACGGCCACGTCGCGGGTGTGGGTCGTACGGGACGGTGCGGTGCGGGAGGAGCACTTCGACCCGCGGGACGTGGGGATCGACCTGGTGCCGGTCGAGGCGCTGCGGGGCGCGGACGCGTCGTACAACGCGGATGTGGCGCGGCGGGTGCTGGCGGGGGAGAGCGGGCCGGTGCGGGATGCGGTGTTGTTGAACTCGGCGGCTGCGCTGGTGGCTCTGGAGCCGTCCGACGAGCCGCTTGCGGTGCGGATCGCCGGGGGGATCGCGCGGGCGGCGGAGTCGATCGACTCGGGGGCGGCGCGGGCCGCTTTGGAGCGGTGGGTGCGGGTGAGCAACGGGGGGTGA
- a CDS encoding aminotransferase class V-fold PLP-dependent enzyme, translating into MSSAVSALAPTTVVAGSAPSLPLPVLGRDVRVPVAGGGEVAYAALDYAASAPALQRVWDDVAAYAPYYGSVHRGAGYLSRLSTELFENSRATVAAFLGCRADDQVVFTRSTTDSLNLLAAALPAGTRVFVFETEHHAALLPWARRAGTGETPVTWLDAPRSPAEAVETLERALAAREPYGPALVCVTGASNVTGELWPVRELAAAAHAHGARVVLDAAQLAPHRAVDIGELDVDWVAFSGHKLYAPFGAGVLAGRADWLRAAEPYLAGGGATRSVTRDASGAPAVEWFDTVARHEAGSPNVIGAHAVASACRALTEAGFERLAAREEALLARLRAGLAAVPGVRVLSLFGDDAPRVGVVSFVVDGWESSAFAAALSAEYGIGVRDGLFCAHPLVRALLPAGGSAVRVSFGVGTPDEHVERFVGAVGELVRR; encoded by the coding sequence ATGTCCTCCGCCGTTTCAGCCCTCGCCCCCACGACCGTTGTCGCCGGCTCCGCGCCGTCCCTGCCGCTGCCCGTCCTCGGGCGGGACGTCCGCGTTCCCGTCGCCGGCGGTGGCGAAGTGGCCTACGCCGCCCTCGACTACGCGGCGAGCGCGCCCGCCCTGCAGCGGGTGTGGGACGACGTCGCCGCCTACGCGCCGTATTACGGCAGCGTGCACCGGGGGGCCGGGTACCTCTCGCGGCTCTCCACCGAGCTGTTCGAGAACAGCCGCGCGACCGTCGCCGCGTTCCTCGGCTGCAGGGCGGACGACCAGGTGGTGTTCACCCGCTCGACCACCGACTCGCTCAACCTCCTGGCCGCGGCCCTGCCCGCCGGCACCCGGGTGTTCGTCTTCGAGACCGAGCACCACGCCGCCCTGCTGCCCTGGGCCCGCCGCGCCGGGACCGGCGAGACGCCCGTCACCTGGCTGGACGCGCCGCGCAGCCCCGCGGAGGCCGTCGAGACGCTGGAACGGGCGCTGGCGGCCCGGGAGCCGTACGGCCCCGCGCTGGTGTGTGTGACGGGTGCGTCCAACGTGACCGGGGAGCTGTGGCCCGTCCGCGAACTCGCCGCCGCCGCGCACGCGCACGGCGCCCGTGTCGTCCTCGACGCGGCACAGCTCGCGCCGCACCGCGCGGTGGACATCGGTGAACTCGACGTCGACTGGGTCGCCTTCTCCGGCCACAAGCTGTACGCGCCGTTCGGCGCGGGGGTGTTGGCGGGGCGCGCGGACTGGCTGCGGGCGGCCGAGCCGTACCTCGCGGGCGGCGGCGCCACCCGCAGCGTCACCCGGGACGCGTCCGGCGCGCCCGCGGTCGAGTGGTTCGACACCGTCGCGCGGCACGAGGCCGGCTCCCCGAACGTCATCGGCGCGCATGCCGTCGCCTCCGCGTGCCGGGCGTTGACCGAGGCCGGGTTCGAGCGGCTCGCCGCCCGGGAGGAGGCGCTGCTCGCGCGGCTGCGGGCCGGGCTCGCGGCGGTGCCGGGGGTGCGGGTGCTGTCCCTGTTCGGGGATGACGCGCCGCGGGTGGGGGTGGTGTCGTTCGTCGTCGACGGGTGGGAGAGTTCCGCGTTCGCCGCGGCTCTTTCGGCGGAGTACGGGATCGGGGTGCGGGACGGTCTTTTCTGCGCGCATCCGCTGGTGCGGGCGCTGCTTCCTGCGGGGGGCTCGGCTGTGCGGGTGAGCTTTGGCGTCGGGACGCCTGATGAGCATGTTGAGCGGTTTGTGGGGGCGGTGGGGGAGTTGGTGCGGCGGTAG
- a CDS encoding SbtR family transcriptional regulator translates to MCDALEASAEGRFTPSPGVGREFREALGVLLERAPQAGAVRRDVVLDGVLALLLGCSMERRRGPGMPPDRMAALACDSLRPGRGVTKPPPRPRGPA, encoded by the coding sequence CTGTGCGACGCCCTGGAGGCGAGTGCGGAGGGGCGTTTCACCCCGTCGCCGGGTGTCGGACGGGAGTTCCGCGAGGCCCTGGGCGTCCTGCTGGAACGGGCCCCACAGGCGGGCGCCGTACGGCGGGACGTGGTGCTGGACGGCGTCCTCGCCCTGCTCCTCGGATGTTCGATGGAGCGGCGGCGCGGCCCCGGCATGCCGCCCGACAGGATGGCGGCGCTGGCCTGCGACAGCCTCCGTCCGGGGCGGGGTGTGACGAAACCGCCCCCGAGGCCCCGGGGGCCGGCGTGA